The nucleotide window CCGACCAACCTTGGTGAATCCCAAGGAGATGACCCGCTCTACACGCCTCCGCTTCCATATTGAGGACCGAGTGTGCATGTAGAAAAGGGCGAGCCAAAGCAGCAATACCCACACCTAAATCATTCCTGACCACTACCCCAATGCCTTCACCGCCATTCTCCACACGAAAGCACCATCCACATTTATTTTCAGTCTACCTCGCGGAGGACACTGCCATTTAGTAAGcggtttcttctttttcttgacagCCTTAGAATGATACAATTGAAAATCCTCCAGCAGCTTTACCGTCCACTTACTCATATTCATGGGTTGAAAACCTCTACCCTTCCACAAAACATTCTTACGCTCAACCCAGACCGTCCAAAGCCCCATAAAAAATAGTTCACGTTGGTCAACCTGGAGAGCGTCAAGCATGTCCAGAATCCACATTTGCAAACTCTTGGCTTGGTGTTCCATGGCCCTTAACTTCAATGGCCCAAAAAGCCAAAAGCAATTTAATGCAATACATGACTTGAAAACATGCAAACCTGATTCAACTTTATCCATGCAGAAAAGACACCGATTATCCTCCAGCTGCACCTTACGTTGTATCAACATGACACGGGTAGGGACAATATTCTTAAGAAGTCTCCATATGAACAGGCGAACTTTAGGGGGAACTCTTGCCTTCCATACCATACTCCAGTACTTATGTTCTACCCCTCCACAAACCGAAGAAGACGTAGAAGCCCTCGTCCCTAATCCAACACATGTATTAAAAGCATGGTACCCGCTGCGAACCGTATACACCCCATTTTTAGTGAAGTGCCAAACTAATCTATCTTCAGCAGTCAGCACCACGCAAACTCAGTGGAATACTAGCCATCTTATCGATCTCTCCCTCAGTAAAAAGCTCCCTCATAAAATCTAGCTCCCATTAACAAATATGAAATATCATCGTATGATATCATACCCTCTGGAACATGGAACAATGGGTTGTCAATTAGGCTAAGTAGAAAAGGGACAGAAGTATGAATCATGAGAAAGATAGAGGATTTTTTTtcggaaaaaaaggaaaaaggtaaAAGGTCGGCTCTATTATTTTTACATAAAAATGTTCTCTCCTTTCATTTCCATCGCATCGCATCGTATCACATTGCCTTGATTCTATTTCCTCGTCGCTCCAAGTATGCTCTCGTTCTTTCTGCATAGAGGATGTGTATTTTTATATTTAGTTGTGTAGAttatgattctggaaatttacATCTAGTAATTCTGGATCTAATTTGTAGCTTCTGAATGTTGTTCAATATATCAGTTATGTATTTGAACCTCTATATTATTGATTTTCCAATTAGGGTTTTGGGTAGATAAACTCGATGGGTCGGAAGCAAAAGGCCGGCGAGAAGGTGAAATCGAAGAAGAAGGCGAAGAAGAGAGAGGCGCTGAGATTGAAGGAGTCGTCGTCGACCCGGCTATGTCTTGCAACTTATGAATTTAAACCGTTGACTGAGGAGCAGCTGAAATTGCTGGATATGATGAAGACTCATGAGAGATTTACGGGGCCCTGTGAAGTTGAGGATGATGATGCTTTAGGTCTCACTTCTGATGAGGAGTACATGTTGGCCAAAGCTGAACAACTTGAAATCAGCGAAGCCAGAATGCGTCATCTCGATCGCCTTAAATCTGAGAGGTTTAACTACTTTGACAAATATCACATGTTTGAAGAGGAATGGGATGAGTTGAAGAaaagaaacccagaaaaatacaaAGGTGAGCTAGCTTATATGTAATATTTAATCACGCCTTCTTACATTCTCTGTGGGATATTGTGATAAACCTAGTTGATTATGTTTTATTGGCACCGACAGCCATTGACTGATTCtagaattttatatgttttctggTTCCGCTGCAGGCTGGAAATACAGTGTCAATGCATTTTAGCTTGAGACTAAACATACAGTTTTTCCTTTGTAGGTGAATATCCTCCCCAAAAGTATACACCACTTCCTTGGCACATAGACATAGAAAAGGGCCGCGGAAGCACGGGTATGTAATGACTCATGTTGTTTGTTTAGCTGTGATCAATCCACTCATGGTTTAAAAatgtttttttgctttttaattttCGATGTCAACTGATCGATACAAGAGTTCTtttatgtgatattttaatGTACCAATGCTGATCTGATAACATATGCTGGCTAGTCCGAAGAATGTGTCAATGCATGTTAGTTTGAGATTTAACCTGCAATTTTCTTCTGGTAGGTGGATGTACTCACAAGGAGCTTGATGCTAAGCCTAAATCTCCTAAAGAATCACCAGCTGCAACTTCTGACAGCGGCAATGCAGGTGAGGTTTAAGTGCTTTTGTGTTTTGGCCTTGGTATTGTTTTCAAGTGCTTGATCGTATGTTGTGGGGTTGTGGTCAAATTACTCAACAATGTTTCAAAATAGTTTCTCAAGTTTTAGCCCTTTATTAATCATTTTGTCCTGTTGTGAATGCATTTAACTTTAGATTAGAACTACAATTCTTCTGTTAAAGGTGGAATGCCTGACTAAGAGCTGACTTTGAGCATGAAACACCTCTTTCTTAATAAGGCCTAAAAATGATATACCAAGGATGAGGTGATGTTAGTATCGTATATTGCCCCTTTCCTTTGTGATAGCGAACTACTTATGGCCTCTAATATAGTAATTAGAGTTCTTTGATAGTTGTGTGTTGTGGTGGAAATTTGGAATGGCTCGTGACAATGTTTTAACATTGTTCCTTCGACTTTATCCCTTTAATATGATAAATCATTTGAGCATCGGATTAAATAtagaattttcttttattgCATCTCTATTGCACTGTATTATTTGAGAAGTCAACTGATTGATATAAGAGTTTTGTTATATGGTATTTTAATGTATCGATTACCGATCTGATAAGGTGTGGTGGCTAGTTTGAAAAAAGTGACAATGCACTTTAGTTGAGATTTAACCTACCATTTTCGTCTAGTAGGTGAATTTCCTCACAAGGAGCTTGACGCTAAGCCTGAATCTAAAAAAGAATCACCAACTGTAAGTTCTGTCAGCAGCAATGCAGGTGAGGTTTTAAGTACTTTTGTGTTCTTCCCGTAGTATTTTATTGAACTGTGTGATCGTACGTTGTGGGGTTGTGGTCAAATTACTTAGCAGTGTTTAAAAATGGTCTCTGAATTTAGCCATGTACTAGTCATTTTATGATATTATGAATGCATTTAGCTGTAGATTAAACTACAATTCTCCTGTTTATTAAAGGTTGAATTCCTGACTAAGAGATGATTTTGAGCGTGAAGCGCATCTTTTTAAAAAAGGACTAGAAATGCTATATGTACCTTGTATGAGGTGCCTTTATATTGCCCTTTCCTTTGTGATGGTGAACTGCTTATGGCCTCTAATATGGTAAGTACAGTTCTTTGATACTTGTGTGTTGTGGTGAAAATGTGGAATGGCTCTTGACATTGTTTTAACAAATGttccttcaattttatctctttAATATGATCAATCAGTTGAGAATCGAATTAATTATAGaactttcttttattgttcttTATTGCACTGTGCTTTCTTGTATTCTAAAGTATTTGTGAATGCATTTAAGGTTATATCAAGTATAGGTTTAGAATCAGTTTACTTTACTATTCTAtagttatagtttttttttttttttccttctttttctagTTTCACTTACACATGCTCTTGTAATTTGATCAGCGTAATCTCGTACTATTCCATTTTAATCAATCTATGCAGCTGTTAGCCTCACCGTCAAGTAGTTCCTCTGTTTTTGATGAGGTGCCAATGTGGGTCCGAGCCTTTTGCTGATATGAATCCTAGAGTAGACAAAATATTTAGGAATCCTTGAAACAAAAATATCTAAGCATGATTGGATGAGAAGGAAATGTGTGAGGATGACTGGATGAAGTGAGCTGAGAGCCGAAGACGTAATTGGTTGCCATGAAAATATTTCTCAagctttactttttatttttgtttgtagcTGTGGTTGCTGTTATATTACAGTAATATGTTTCTGCCTTTCTGATTCAATGTGAATTTCCTTGCAGCGTGAACATCAGTCGGCAATTCTGTTGGCGGTGGTGCGTTGCTTGAGTGGCAATCTATTAGCTGATTTTATTTCTGAGATTTCCACCACCGTTTTCGCTCGGAAATCTTGTATATGATGGGGTTGTGGTTCTGTTCAGGATAAAATTTTCTCTTtagttatttttcttcttttccccaAATCTACATCGCTTTCTATGCAAAATTAACCAATATGATTTAAGTACATCATCCCTATATTTAGTATATTCACTCATTGAACAATTTCATCATTGGTTTATTATATAAAGAAAATGATTCATCGATGTTAATGCATGTCCTTAATtcgttaaagaaaacaaaaacatgtcTAGAAGCTTTGCAGGTTTCTGTTCCATTCGTCATGCCTCTATGCAACTCCTGAAGTGGCATATTTGGGTTCTTCCgaatggatttggatttgttgttgttttgtgtGCTTCCCAATTTAGAGCATGCAGCAGCATAGTTAGAATTTTAGACTTGTTGTCACAGTGGGTTGGAAAGGCCTGATTTTCAAATTAGGTTTTGTGAAAAATAAAGGATTGTGAGACACAAAGGATAATTTGGTACATGTTTTAAGTGGTCATCTGTTACATACTTGCCAGAAATTGACATGGTGTCGAATGTTATGAAAAAAATTGTTGACCTAAATTTCTTGGTATCCCTAGCTAGTTTTATGGTTGCAAATGTCATGGCGGTCATCAAAATTATTGAATTAGCATGAGTTTTGGAGGTTTCAAGTGCAGTTGCACAATTGCTAGCATTTCATATCTCAAACTGCTTATTAGATCTAGCTTATTTTTCGTGAAGCAATCAAGTTGGCGATGCTGTTTTAAATTATGGTGTATCTTCATATAACTATCTGAGGAGATTTTGACattgtgttttgagtcattgtaAAAAAAGACAActttcaaaatttcatttttgctGATTTCATTCCTTGATGGTCCGTTACTCTCTTCTTTTCTAATAGaaatttcataaaaataaaaagtaaaataaataaagtagcGTATGTTTGGTAAATATTGAATTCGGAATTTATATTTTCCAATTGCAAAACCCTATTAGCCATTGTATGAAACCCTAGATACTATATTTCCAATACCTGACCCCGATGGGGGTCCCGATGATGAAGACGACTGCTCCGGCTGAAGAGAACCCAGTTCCTCCCGGTGCAAAATCGAAGAGCAAAGCCCGCCAGAACGCGAAATAATAGaatggagaaattgaaaaagaaggagaaatcaaaCACTTCCTCGTCCAAGAAAACTGGTGATACTAGTTTTTATGATTCATTGATTCAGACTCGAAATTCTTTCTGGGGCTTGGGCCTGATCAAAAAATGTATCCTCGTTCGGTGACTGATCAAGAATTTATTGACTTTTTTTATTTAGATGTTGACGAATATGAGTTCATGGTAAATAGATTGCGTAACGATTGCCTCATTGCTCCTGACTTTATAGGTGAGCTAATATGTAATGTTTAACCTTTTCCTTTCTTTGGTAATAAATTTGATAGGATATAATTAAACGACTCGATTATGTCTCAAAACTGTATTTTTTCCTATTTTAGCCGACTTGATCATCATTTGAGTTATGAAATAAATTCTGGAGTGTTGATTGATATATTGCTCCGACATGTTGGCTGGCTTTGAAGAAATTGGGAATGCATTTTACCTTTAGATGAATCATTCataattcatttattttttcatttttttaagcCTTCCCTTTTTGACTTGATACATAAACTTTCGCAAGTGTACGAAttgttgtcaagtaagggaaataTTGAGCCCAaagattatcgtaccacggggattagtggctaacccacaatccttaggtggtcggaactaaagtcactaagcaaacaaaataaaaataaagtgaataaaaaggctaatctaaggcaccaagccttagtaatgctcggctttggttttcaccaaagcctaatcaaaactaagagcctagtggtggatatgcacaaacactacaagagaaaatagcaaaagcgaggaatttcattgtgacaaccCAAAATTTGTTGCAAAAGCCTGGCAAATACGAGGAAATTTCAGTTGTCGCACATAATCTCATCAGTGACAACCAATTTGTCACATAAAGTAGGTATTTGCGAGAAATTGATAGTTGTCGCCCATATGACATTATGCGACACTCAATTCCTTGCAAAATGTCAATTAGGCGACAATTTCTACCAACTGTCGGTTAATGTTTGTGTGACATCTTTAACTTCCTCACAAAAGATTAATTAGGCAACGTCTTTTGCTAATTGTCGCTTAATATTTATGTGACAACTAGGATTTTGTCGCTGAAGACTGATTTAGCGACAACTTCtgtgagttgtcggttaatgtttatgtgacaaccttaatttcctcgctgaaaatcaattGGGCGACAACTTTAATGcattgtcgcttaatgtttatgtgacaacttgaactttCTCACTGAAAACTAATTAGGTGACGACTTCTACTAGTTGTCGGTtgatgtttatgtgacaactttaattttctcgcaAAAGATCAATTGGGCAACGACTTCTACTGGTTGTCGCTTAGTGTTtgtgtgacaacttgaactcCCTCGCTGAAAACCAATTAGACGACGACTTGtacgagttgtcggttaatgtttatgtgacaattttaattttctcacaaaagaccaattaggcaatgacttctacagttgtcgcttaatgattaggcgacgacttttttgagttgtcggttaatgtttatgtggcaACTTGAACTTCCTCGCTGAAAACCAATTAGGCGACCACTTCTTCTAGTTGTCACTTAATGTTTATGCGACAATTGAAATTTCCTCGCAGAAGATCAATTAGGTgacgacatatatatatatatatatatatgtgagttGTCGCTCAATGTTTATGGGATAACTAAAACTTCCTTGCAGAAGATCAATTAGGTGTGCAATTATTTGTATGAGTTGTCacctagtgtgtgtgtgtgacaaTTGAAACTTCCTCGCAAAAGGTCAATAATTAGGCGATGATTTCTATGAGTtgttgcttaatgtttatgtgtaACTGAAACTTTatcttaggaaatcaattaagCGATGACTTCTATGAGTTGTTGCTTGATTAAGaatattaaatatttttatttgttgtgcTTGACATATTAATGCCTAAAATTGGTACTAACAATTACCACACGCGTGTCAACATGAGACAATTGGATAACCAAAAAATATCTACTTTGATCTATTCTTTACCGAATGAACTTTACATTATGTTTTAAAACATGACCTACTTATATCATGAAAGTGCACAGTCAACATTTCTAATCACAAAGAGGAGTGAACAAGCAGGTGAACACAATTAGCTTGCTATTCTACACCATTTGATTTAGATCCAATGACGGTAAAGCACATCAAAGCAAGAGTCAATTGAGTAGTGTAAGTAACATGCTTGTAAGAAAGAATAATCTCACTAagagacaaaaga belongs to Rosa chinensis cultivar Old Blush chromosome 4, RchiOBHm-V2, whole genome shotgun sequence and includes:
- the LOC121052427 gene encoding uncharacterized protein LOC121052427 isoform X1 produces the protein MGRKQKAGEKVKSKKKAKKREALRLKESSSTRLCLATYEFKPLTEEQLKLLDMMKTHERFTGPCEVEDDDALGLTSDEEYMLAKAEQLEISEARMRHLDRLKSERFNYFDKYHMFEEEWDELKKRNPEKYKGEYPPQKYTPLPWHIDIEKGRGSTGGCTHKELDAKPKSPKESPAATSDSGNAVGEFPHKELDAKPESKKESPTVSSVSSNAA
- the LOC121052427 gene encoding uncharacterized protein LOC121052427 isoform X2; its protein translation is MGRKQKAGEKVKSKKKAKKREALRLKESSSTRLCLATYEFKPLTEEQLKLLDMMKTHERFTGPCEVEDDDALGLTSDEEYMLAKAEQLEISEARMRHLDRLKSERFNYFDKYHMFEEEWDELKKRNPEKYKGEYPPQKYTPLPWHIDIEKGRGSTGGCTHKELDAKPKSPKESPAATSDSGNAGEFPHKELDAKPESKKESPTVSSVSSNAA